CCTATTCATGTCCGGGGCACCCTCCCAACTGGACCTCTACGACTATAAACCGAATATGGGGAAATGGTTCGATACGGATCTCCCAGAATCCGTCCGGATGGGTCAACGCCTCACAACGATGACCTCAGGACAGGATAAATTCCCGATCGCACCCTCTATATTTGAATTCAAGAAGTATGACAACGGGGGTGACGGTGTATGGCTTAGCGAACTGCTACCGCACACGGGAGCGGTGGCGAAAGACCTTGCGATTATCAAGACGGTTCATACCGAGGCGATTAACCACGATCCGGCTATCACCTTCTTCTGTACCGGTGATGAAAGTCCGGGTAAACCGAGTCTTGGGGCATGGTTGAGTTACGGGCTTGGGAGTGAAAACGAAAATTTGCCCGCGTTTATCGTAATGAACGCCACATGGAGCGGTCCGAAGGGCGCACAAGCACTTTATAATCGACTGTGGGGATCCGGGTTCCTCCCGTCGGAACACCAAGGCGTACTCCTACGGAGTCAAGGTGATCCTGTCCTCTTCCTCTCGAATCCGGAAGGTGTCAATGAAAAGACGAGAAAACAGATGTTAGATACCCTCGTTGAACTCAACAAGGAACTCTATGAGGAAGTGGGTGATCCCGAAACGCATGCCCGTATCTCACAATACGAAATGGCATTTCGGATGCAGACGAGTGTCCCTGAACTTACGGATTTGTCCCAGGAACCCGAGCACGTCTTAGAACTGTATGGACCTGAGGTCAAAACCCCCGGGACATTTGCCAACTGCTGTATCCTTGCACGTCGGATGATGGAACGCGATGTCCGTCTTGCGCAAGTCTTCCACCGGGGTTGGGATCAACACGGGGAGCTGCCCAAAAACATCCGCAACCAAGCCCGCGATATCGATCAGCCCTCGGCTGGACTTATCACAGACTTAAAACAGCGTGGAATGCTTGATGAAACCTTAGTCGTCTGGGGTGGCGAATTTGGACGAACTGTCTACTGTCAAGGCACGCTTACGCCGGATAACTACGGACGCGACCACCACCCGAAATGCTTCACGCGCTGGATGGCTGGCGGCGGTATCAAAGGCGGTGTCGTCCACGGCGAAACCGATGACTTCAGTTACAATATCGTCAAAGATCCTGTCCACGTTCGCGATATAAATGCGACGATCCTCCATCAACTCGGTATCGACCACGAGCGGTTAACCTTCAAGTTCCAAGGGCTTGACCATCGATTAACGGGCGTTGAGGAGAGAGCGCGGCTCGTCCGTGAGATTTTAGCATAAAGGGTTGGACTTCGCACAAGGACGTTTTTCCGAAAGGGCTGTTTTTAATCATTCAAAATTCCTCGGAAAAATAGATTTCACTTCCGCAAGGTTCGCTATCTCGGCTTCGTATCAGGATGTCCGTTATACGACAAACACAATATGGCAATGGCTTAAGAATAAACTCGCCAGTCGAAGTTAAGAATGTCGTAGGTAGTGAGGATGCGTCCATACAAACCGTATCTGACCTTTCAAGATGGCGAGCGTTATCAAATCGCCATTGATGCAATCCGAACAAGCAACATCCTATTCCTTCCTTGGAGGCTTCATGCCCAAACTATTTGTCAAAAATTTCATAAATATCCGCGAAGCAGAAATCGATATGGATAAAACCTTGGTGGTTTTCATCGGTGAAACCGCCAGCGGGAAAAGCGTCCTCGCGAAACTGATCTATCTTTTCCAAGAGTTAATCGGCGACTTTCGCCAACACATCAGACACATTAATGCCTACCCTCCAGAACATTTGAAAACGCCAGGACAAGAATTGGCGACGGTCTTTCGCACACAAATCGCTCGTAAATTCCGTGAGTTTTTTGGTGATGCCAAAGGGTTCGCAAAACTAAATAGTCATCAGCAAGAGATTGGAACGGAAGAGAAGAAGGGTGAAAAAGAGGAGACCCATCCCTCCGTCCCTCCACCCCGCGAGCCAAATGTCGATAGCGACTTTGAAATCGTTTATCACTATACAGCTGAAAGTGCCATCAGACTGACGCTAACCGATGAGAAATCGCTCCATATTGAATTACCCACCGTTATGGACGAAGTTGAAGACCTGTGTTACAACCTATTGGAGAAACTGAAAAGCATTGACCTAAAACAATCCGACAGCACTGAAACGGCGTCTGACGCTCCTAAAGAAACAGATGCGTCTTCAGAAAGTGACGCTCAACTCAATAAGAACGCCGATCAATTCCATTACATTTTGAATATGGCGATCGGAATGAGCAAGATCACGGAGAAATTAGCCGGTAAACATCGTGACGGTCTCTTCATTCCGGCAGATAGAAATATCGCTGCCAACTACCCAGATGCCCTTAAAAGAATCTTCTATGGTGGCATAAAAAGCGACCTCAATACGCGCGCCGCAACCCGTTCACGTGCCAATCTCCATCTTATCGCACGCTTCTTGGAAAAAAATGAAGAATTCCTCGATATCTTCAGCACACAGAACTTCCGGAGCCTTTTTGACGAAAGGATCGAGGAAGAATCGAGAGATGTCGATAAACCGATGATGGAATTCCTGCTCAAGAAAATTTCCTTTATCTTAAACGGTGAATACGAAACGACAGACAAAATTTCTCAATCCCGTCTTTTTTTTCACCCAGCGGGTGAGAGCACAACATTCTTAGAAAACGCCTCGACAGGGCATCAAAATCTCATTCGGATCCTACAAGATGCCTTCATGAGTATGCTTTACAATGAAATGATTTTCCGCGTGATTGAAGAACCCGAAGCGCATCTCCATCCAACAACCCAGAAACACCTCATGCATATCATCGCCCTGATGCGAAATTACATTGACAGCCAAATCGTTATGACAACCCACAGTCCATATCTTTTGGCGGTGCTTAAAAACCTCCTAACCGCCGGGCGACGGTCAAAGAAAAATCCAGAGGCTGCTGCTGCAATGGAGGCGCGTGTTCCAAAACTATGTTGGTTAATGCCTGAAGATGTGGAGGTTTATCATCTTAAAGACGGGAGAAGCCATTCTATTGTCCAATCGAAAAAGAAGTCGATTCTCAAAAATCCACTTGCCGATCTCCTTTCAGATTTTTAACACAACCTACACCGTCTACTGTATTATATAAAATAAATATCAAGGTAAAAATAGACAGATGTACGAGAAGCACGGAGAAACAATCAAAGCACAGACCTTCCTTGACGCCTTGCAAAGCGATGCCGTATCCGTTACCTTGACGAATTGCACGATCGAAGGGGTTGTTGACCTCTTTTCTATCGAATTGGAACGGGACGCGAATGACCGGATACTCCTCAATAAGAGACTCTCCTGCATCGGGTGTACGTTTAAAAACATCGTCAACTTTCGGACAGTCGTTTTCCACCAAGAGGTGGACTTTCGGCGCACGCTTTTTGAGTCGGATCTTGATTTCGATGAAGCGATTTTACACGGTCCCTGCGCATTCCGTGAAGCAATCTTCCAACGGCGTGCCGATTTCCACAGCGCAATCTTCCACAAGAGTGCCAGTTTTTGGCGGGCGCGATTTTATAACGCCGCTGATTTCCACAGGGTTCAATTCCGTGAAAACGCGGTTTTCCATGAGACGAACTTCCTCACTGAAGTCAATTTTCGTAGCGTGCTGTTCCAAGGCATCCTCGACTGCACAGGAACATGGTTCCCTGAAACGACAACATTCAGCAACGCCACATTTTTCGGGACTGCCCACTTCACCGCCGCACAGTTTGTCTCCGTCGCTGCCTTTGGCGACGTTAAATATACCCCAGACACTTTTTTCCACGCTGTGAAAGCCAAACTTGGCAGAAAACAGCACCGTCCGACCGAATTCTATTTAGATAGCCGATACATCGACGAGGTCGCGAACCCTTTTTTTCAAAGGTACGTCGCCGACCGGCAGTTCATACGTGCGTTCAATCAGGCAAATCCGATATTGGCAAAGTTATGGCGATGGAGTTCCGACTACGGTCGGAGCTTGGTCCTCTGGGCGTTCTGGTCTCTCTTTTTTGCGTTTCTGTTTGCGCTTGCGTATATGCCGCTCCCGACGTGGATGCCACCTTGGCTGCAAGACTGGACCCCTCGCTTCCATCAATCGACAGGTGCTTATAGTGGTGAGCCGTTAACCTTCTGGAACTGTTTCTATTTCAGCATTGTTACCTTCACGACGCTCGGTTTCGGGGATATCGTTGCGGATAACGCCGCTGCGCGTTTGCTCGTTACACTGGAAGTCATTTTCGGGTATTTGATGTTGGGCGGATTAATCAGCATCTTCTCAAACAAATTGGCGAGTCGGAGTTAAATCACGAAAGAAAAAGGTTTTCTATGCAAACCAGAATTTTACAGACATTCTTCGTTATTACCTTCATAGTATCTGCTTTCACAACACATACAACAGCACATGTAGCACCACAATCGGGAAACGCGGACTATGCGGACTATTTTGACTATATCACGCTTTTCTCGCAGGGACGCATCACCCGTTTTACAGAGATGCCGATCCGGGTGTATATCTCCCCTGTCCTTAGAGAGAGTCCATACCTCCCTGAAATCCGATATGCGATGGAAACTTGGCACACCGCCAGCGAGGGTGCTATCCGCTTCGAAGAAACTGAGACACCGCAGAACGCAGATATCCGCGTCAGCTGGGGATATACCGGTCTCCTCGCCGATTTCCAAGATACCCGACTCGGCAGTGCAGAACTCACACGCCTCAAAGATAGCGTCCAAATCGGCACCTTTTCTA
This window of the Candidatus Poribacteria bacterium genome carries:
- a CDS encoding DUF1501 domain-containing protein; this translates as MDPVKEYLKLETRRQFFGKCASGLGGAALATLLPNAIANALESQATPRFGGLPELPHFAPKAKRAIYLFMSGAPSQLDLYDYKPNMGKWFDTDLPESVRMGQRLTTMTSGQDKFPIAPSIFEFKKYDNGGDGVWLSELLPHTGAVAKDLAIIKTVHTEAINHDPAITFFCTGDESPGKPSLGAWLSYGLGSENENLPAFIVMNATWSGPKGAQALYNRLWGSGFLPSEHQGVLLRSQGDPVLFLSNPEGVNEKTRKQMLDTLVELNKELYEEVGDPETHARISQYEMAFRMQTSVPELTDLSQEPEHVLELYGPEVKTPGTFANCCILARRMMERDVRLAQVFHRGWDQHGELPKNIRNQARDIDQPSAGLITDLKQRGMLDETLVVWGGEFGRTVYCQGTLTPDNYGRDHHPKCFTRWMAGGGIKGGVVHGETDDFSYNIVKDPVHVRDINATILHQLGIDHERLTFKFQGLDHRLTGVEERARLVREILA
- a CDS encoding AAA family ATPase, yielding MASVIKSPLMQSEQATSYSFLGGFMPKLFVKNFINIREAEIDMDKTLVVFIGETASGKSVLAKLIYLFQELIGDFRQHIRHINAYPPEHLKTPGQELATVFRTQIARKFREFFGDAKGFAKLNSHQQEIGTEEKKGEKEETHPSVPPPREPNVDSDFEIVYHYTAESAIRLTLTDEKSLHIELPTVMDEVEDLCYNLLEKLKSIDLKQSDSTETASDAPKETDASSESDAQLNKNADQFHYILNMAIGMSKITEKLAGKHRDGLFIPADRNIAANYPDALKRIFYGGIKSDLNTRAATRSRANLHLIARFLEKNEEFLDIFSTQNFRSLFDERIEEESRDVDKPMMEFLLKKISFILNGEYETTDKISQSRLFFHPAGESTTFLENASTGHQNLIRILQDAFMSMLYNEMIFRVIEEPEAHLHPTTQKHLMHIIALMRNYIDSQIVMTTHSPYLLAVLKNLLTAGRRSKKNPEAAAAMEARVPKLCWLMPEDVEVYHLKDGRSHSIVQSKKKSILKNPLADLLSDF
- a CDS encoding potassium channel family protein translates to MYEKHGETIKAQTFLDALQSDAVSVTLTNCTIEGVVDLFSIELERDANDRILLNKRLSCIGCTFKNIVNFRTVVFHQEVDFRRTLFESDLDFDEAILHGPCAFREAIFQRRADFHSAIFHKSASFWRARFYNAADFHRVQFRENAVFHETNFLTEVNFRSVLFQGILDCTGTWFPETTTFSNATFFGTAHFTAAQFVSVAAFGDVKYTPDTFFHAVKAKLGRKQHRPTEFYLDSRYIDEVANPFFQRYVADRQFIRAFNQANPILAKLWRWSSDYGRSLVLWAFWSLFFAFLFALAYMPLPTWMPPWLQDWTPRFHQSTGAYSGEPLTFWNCFYFSIVTFTTLGFGDIVADNAAARLLVTLEVIFGYLMLGGLISIFSNKLASRS